From the Anguilla rostrata isolate EN2019 chromosome 12, ASM1855537v3, whole genome shotgun sequence genome, the window ATACTACAAATGAATACTATGGCACAAACCAAAAGATTTTGAGATGACATTTTATTCTCTTCCTCCATGAATAAAAATCCCACTGACAAAGCTAATTTTCCTACACATTTTTGCTCCTTATTTCACTGGAATATTGCACTAATTAGAACTGTaataaagttaatttaatttgaatttattttattcttaatgttactaaatttaaataatttaaccaGTACATTTGCTGCAGATTAtttgcagtttttaaataaagattttcaCCAGTGCTCTGTAAtatgttttactgaaaaatggTCGGGGATCTTCAGAAGTGTTTAAATTTCACTGGTGTCTAAGGAGTTGAAGTATTTCAAGTGCATATTTGACCCAGATGGATTCACAATTACAAAAGAGACAAGTGCAAAAGAGACCTTGCAGACTTGAGTAGTGCTGCAGTTAGGTTGAGATTCTCAGCATTCATTATTCAGCTATACTGATTCATCTCGGAAGAGTCTTCAGGTTGCAATATTATGATTAAACCTGCAGGTGGTATAATACATTAGAGCAAGGAAAAACTTTTTATCCCTGAGACCATATATTATTGAACTCAGAGCCTTGGACGTAATACCCAAGGCCACATAATTGAAGTATCGGATAATCAAGTACAGCTCTAAATTGCACTCCAGCGCTACGCTCTCAGTGTAGGGGCTCAACCTATCAACCAggcacagaaacagctgcaggCCGTGGAGCAGGAGCGTGCGTTTCCCCTTTGACGCAGACTGCTTATTTTCTCCAGAGGCAGTTCGAGCAGCCAGCGTGATTTtaacaaagcaaaacagaacaataaTTACAATCAGAACTAAGTCCACTTGATACCGAACAGTTCGCATGAAGCGATGCCACTCAGTCAGAATCATGATCTGATAGTGGCACAAGGTCGGCGTGGCAAAGTAGCCTGGCGGAGATATGACAATCAGGATAAAGAGGTCCAGAAAAGGGGTGAGGGAGCTGTAGGCTGAGATGATGGTGATGGCAGCCAGTGTCCTGCCAGTGGTGGCGATGTCAGCGTGCCTCAGAGGCATGCAGATGGCCACATAGCGCTCTAAGCACATAGCAGTGATGGTCACTGGTGTGCAGCTGCTAACGATCTCCAAGATAACGCAGAGCAGAACGCAGGAACCCACAGGAAATAGCAGATAGTTATAGTTAAGCAACACAATCAGTACTGAGAGCAGCAGGTAGACTGAGTCCACCAGCAGGGTGTGAGCAAACAGGATGTAGCGTGCATTGCCCCGGAAAGCCTGCTTACTGAAGAAGGTGAAGAGCATGAAGATGTCGATGTAAATAAAGAACCACACCAGCACTTGCACTATGGCCATCCTCGTCCTCACCAACACGGGGTCGTTGGTAATTACTTGcagctcctcactgctgctgttctgatCCATGGATCATACACCTGCAGGATACTGGAGAAAAGTGAATACTGGAGAAAAATATTACAAAGGATGACATTAAAGGTGGCATATCTTTTCACAGTATTTTCATGATAATCTATATTTTAATGCCATACATAATCCCAAAATACTGTTAACACCTGTTGAATTTTCACAACTTGTACCATACTAATAAACCATTAGAAAGCATtattaaaattctaaatatttttaaggCAATCAAATCCATATCCAGAATTGCTGTCAAATGAgctataaaatattcattttttctctaaaagtattaaaatattaagaGTCTAATTACAGTTTACTACCCCTTCTAAACTTTATTTCTGTGCACAGTACAATATGAATTAAGCAATATATACATAAATCGTGCATGGTCTATTTACCTTGACCCTTTTAATCTAGCATTGTTACCCTCAGTAAAATTGCAACTGCTGAAAGCAGGTTTTATAGTGTGGTGAGCACGTTTTCTGTCCAATGACTTTAGAGGGAGTTGTTTTGAATATTGCCATGCTGCTGACACACCCAACAACCAGGCTCTATTGAGGTTCCACACTCAGGTGTAATTGTATGATGTCAACATATCATCCCATTGCAGGACAT encodes:
- the LOC135236458 gene encoding odorant receptor 131-2-like, which codes for MDQNSSSEELQVITNDPVLVRTRMAIVQVLVWFFIYIDIFMLFTFFSKQAFRGNARYILFAHTLLVDSVYLLLSVLIVLLNYNYLLFPVGSCVLLCVILEIVSSCTPVTITAMCLERYVAICMPLRHADIATTGRTLAAITIISAYSSLTPFLDLFILIVISPPGYFATPTLCHYQIMILTEWHRFMRTVRYQVDLVLIVIIVLFCFVKITLAARTASGENKQSASKGKRTLLLHGLQLFLCLVDRLSPYTESVALECNLELYLIIRYFNYVALGITSKALSSIIYGLRDKKFFLALMYYTTCRFNHNIAT